A genomic segment from Chrysemys picta bellii isolate R12L10 chromosome 11, ASM1138683v2, whole genome shotgun sequence encodes:
- the CTLA4 gene encoding cytotoxic T-lymphocyte protein 4, with product MLTLLITIGFLSTATGIAKALKVTQPAVVLANRQGVANLVCEYKHIGNAEEIRVTLLKQTGKEYTEICASTYTTEYQMFIVEKIIECHVSPSQNNVTLTLMGLHATDAGLYICKMERLYPPPYYMNTGKGTQLFVTDPEPCPDTDLYLWILGAAASGLFIYSILITACVLSKVIRKRKYLTTGLYVKMTSEEEKKVKPYHIVIR from the exons ATGCTCACGCTATTGATCACCATTGGCTTCCTCAGCACAGCCACTGGCATCGCCAAAG CTCTCAAAGTGACCCAGCCAGCAGTGGTGTTGGCCAACAGGCAAGGAGTTGCCAATCTGGTGTGTGAATATAAGCACATTGGGAATGCAGAGGAAATTCGAGTGACCCTGCTTAAACAGACGGGCAAGGAGTACACCGAGATCTGTGCTTCAACCTACACAACTGAGTACCAGATGTTCATTGTGGAAAAGATCATTGAGTGTCATGTCAGCCCCAGCCAAAACAATGTGACCCTCACTCTCATGGGGCTGCACGCTACTGATGCTGGTCTATACATCTGCAAGATGGAGCGGCTGTACCCACCACCCTATTATATGAACACAGGCAAGGGAACACAGCTCTTTGTCACTG ATCCAGAGCCCTGCCCAGACACTGACCTGTATCTCTGGATATTAGGAGCAGCTGCTTCAGGATTGTTTATTTACAGTATCCTCATCACAGCCTGTGTCCTGAGCAAAGTG ATTCGGAAGAGGAAATATCTCACTACTGGGCTCTATGTGAAAATGACTtcagaggaagagaagaaagtGAAGCCGTATCACATCGTCATTCGCTGA
- the LOC101945045 gene encoding inducible T-cell costimulator — protein MKSGVLTFCLLCLQLEALCGTERCSSHRLCKNIEQPTVSEPQVTVEFHNGIVKFNFSDPKNVTEFSMTLLKGHERQEICAFHMENGKSIPETNSSYCEPVHSGNSTSFILKNLESKHTGIYLCCLEILLPAPYIDCRVNETYLYIHDSEACVVSEMMSWMLIGITVFSMVSCICCIVACCLRKKTQQCESNSHEFNSEYMPMAAVNAARKPAF, from the exons ATGAAGTCAGGAGTTTTAACGTTCTGTCTCCTCTGCCTTCAGTTGGAAGCCCTCTGTG gaaCTGAACGCTGTTCATCACATCGACTATGCAAAAATATAG aacaACCTACTGTCTCTGAGCCCCAGGTGACAGTTGAATTTCACAATGGGATCGTCAAATTCAACTTCAGCGACCCTAAAAATGTTACTGAATTCAGCATGACACTGCTGAAGGGGCACGAGAGGCAGGAAATCTGTGCATTCCACATGGAGAATGGGAAGTCAATACCTGAAACTAATAGCAGCTACTGTGAGCCAGTGCACTCTGGCAACAGCACGTCCTTCATTCTCAAAAATTTGGAAAGCAAGCACACCGGCATTTATCTCTGCTGCCTGGAAATACTTTTACCTGCTCCCTACATAGACTGTAGGGTAAATGAAACCTATCTGTATATCCATG ACTCAGAAGCCTGCGTTGTATCAGAAATGATGTCATGGATGCTTATTGGGATCACTGTATTTTCCATGGTTTCCTGTATCTGCTGCATAGTAGCCTGTTGCTTAAGAAAGAAG ACACAGCAATGTGAATCCAACTCCCATGAGTTCAACAGTGAATATATGCCCATGGCAGCAGTGAATGCAGCTAGAAAACCAGCATTCTAA